One stretch of Parasteatoda tepidariorum isolate YZ-2023 unplaced genomic scaffold, CAS_Ptep_4.0 HiC_scaffold_732, whole genome shotgun sequence DNA includes these proteins:
- the LOC110282744 gene encoding uncharacterized protein: MGSNKINANCPAMMKVVEKKSVLTVEFTKTHIGHKNDIGRMKLSDQERNVIASKLLNKIPISVILDDIRESLTDELQAVHLLTRKDILNIKNQYNVCNGVLDSSDAVSVETWVENMKGSEGSPVVLYKPQSSTHDILTPENFLLVIMNPSQTHMLSQYENDVICIDFTHGVNAYGFDLATIVVLDDKREGFPAAFIISNRQDSVALSVALHAIKHICGNISPKVLMTDDAESFNNAWKDTFGEPQKRLLCSWHMDRSWRKKLSELVPNKEEQANIYKIIRCLLSEPDLNTFIVLAENAVKLFQDNEVSKRFGVYFEKNYLRRAEVWAYSYRKWAGLNTNMHIERMHRTIKCIYLEGEKVKRLDKTIHCLMQFVRDKLFDRLIALEKGKISTLRNRHKTSKSLTSDIYPQNENEWVIHSQTRIGEMYYVRKADECSKECPLLCKECGYCIQNFTCSCIDNAIQWNMCKHIHAVCSQVKDAAVSTEVVDNNIETSPEDDLIIDENELQVIKDNEKDVHVTSLKRKVEDIDELKSDVKKLHIELGKVIEECDSQE, translated from the coding sequence aTGGGCAGTAACAAAATTAATGCTAACTGCCCTGCTATGATGAAGGTTGTCGAAAAAAAGTCAGTTCTTACTGTTGAATTCACAAAAACGCACATAGGTCATAAAAATGATATTGGGAGAATGAAGCTCAGTGACCAAGAAAGAAATGTTATTGCTTCGaaattattgaacaaaattcCTATTTCAGTTATATTAGATGATATCCGTGAATCCCTTACTGATGAATTGCAGGCAGTCCATCTCTTGACgagaaaagacattttaaatataaaaaatcagtaCAATGTTTGCAATGGCGTTCTTGATTCCAGTGATGCTGTGAGTGTGGAAACTTGGGTGGAGAATATGAAAGGCAGTGAAGGCTCTCCAGTTGTTTTATACAAACCACAGAGTTCAACGCATGATATATTAACACCAGAGAACTTCCTCCTGGTCATAATGAACCCTTCTCAAACTCACATGTTAAGTCAATATGAAAATGATGTGATTTGTATTGACTTCACTCATGGGGTTAATGCTTATGGATTCGATCTTGCTACTATTGTAGTTTTAGATGATAAACGAGAAGGCTTCCCTGCTGCATTCATTATAAGCAACAGGCAAGATAGTGTTGCTCTTTCTGTAGCACTTCATgctataaaacatatttgtggGAATATCTCTCCCAAGGTCCTTATGACGGATGATGCGGAATCATTCAACAACGCTTGGAAGGACACGTTCGGAGAACCTCAGAAGCGTCTCCTTTGCTCTTGGCATATGGATCGAAGTTGGCGgaaaaaactttcagaattggTGCCAAATAAGGAAGAGCAAgccaatatttataaaatcataagaTGTCTGCTATCAGAACCAGATCTCAACACTTTCATTGTGTTAGCAGAAAATGCTGTGAAATTGTTTCAAGATAATGAAGTTTCAAAACGCTTTggagtttattttgaaaaaaactatttgcgCAGAGCTGAAGTATGGGCTTATTCATACAGAAAGTGGGCTGGTCTTAATACGAACATGCATATTGAGCGTATGCATCGAACAATTAAGTGCATATACTTAGAGGGGGAAAAGGTCAAACGCTTAGACAAAACGATCCATTGCCTCATGCAATTTGTGAGAGACAAGTTGTTTGACCGACTCATTGCTTTAGAGAAAGGCAAGATATCAACGTTACGCAATAGGCATAAGACGAGTAAAAGTCTAACATCTGATATATATCCACAGAACGAAAATGAATGGGTAATACATTCTCAAACAAGAATCGGGGAAATGTATTACGTTCGTAAAGCTGATGAATGCAGTAAGGAATGCCCTTTATTGTGTAAAGAATGTGGttattgcattcaaaatttcactTGTAGCTGCATTGATAATGCCATACAATGGAATATGTGTAAGCATATTCATGCAGTTTGCTCACAAGTTAAAGACGCCGCAGTTTCTACAGAAGTGGTAGACAACAATATCGAAACCTCTCCCGAAGATGATTTGATAATTGATGAAAATGAATTGCAGGTTATCAAAGACAATGAAAAGGATGTTCATGTCACAtcgttaaaaagaaaagttgagGATATTGATGAATTAAAATCAGATGTGAAAAAACTTCATATTGAACTGGGTAAAGTAATAGAGGAATGTGATTCCCAGGAATAA
- the LOC122271964 gene encoding uncharacterized protein has translation MAEDSTVLSSAHQCKNSGTFLAPCEYARYFLMNLTNPNVPNTSFTHVSPFLIHKALLSILGEVASVKKLRSGDLLVEVSSAKQATILSTCTTMCSFNITVTPHRSLNTSRGVISETEFINDTEDMILDNLQSQNVTSVRRIKIRRDGKLIPTKHLILTFASAKLPTEIKMAWINCPVRPYIPNPLRCYQCQRFGHSKTSCRGRPVCAHCSSTEHEDTSCELPPLCVNCKGDHAAYARSCPKWSQEKEIQSIKVLQNLTFNEARRIVTARTPRPGVSYSAAAKTSYRTVSTQTDSSISSTPQQTKQNPKFNFTGPSTSHRSVSKSPPPKTSRMTSPEKPRPALKQRPNIKLPPSLKPGIPKKNKDPKFIQIAKKSTSDILQKMDTEITLHPSDDESVFDDPPMDVTSKSKFKSKS, from the coding sequence atggcTGAAGATAGTACGGTGTTGAGTTCCGCACACCAATGCAAAAACAGCGGAACATTCTTAGCACCATGTGAATACGCTCGTTACTTTTTGATGAATCTGACAAACCCAAACGTACCTAATACCTCATTTACCCACGTATCTCCATTTCTGATACATAAGGCTCTTCTTTCCATTCTGGGAGAAGTTGCCTCAGTAAAAAAGCTACGCTCTGGTGACCTCTTAGTTGAAGTCTCCTCTGCAAAACAGGCAACTATTCTGTCAACATGCACCACCATGTGTTCATTTAATATAACAGTAACACCTCATAGATCTTTAAACACCTCTCGTGGCGTCATATCAgaaacagaatttataaatgacACAGAAGACATGATATTAGATAACCTTCAATCTCAAAACGTTACATCTGTTAGAAGGATTAAGATTCGCAGGGATGGTAAACTCATCCCTACGAAGCACCTTATCCTCACTTTTGCGTCTGCTAAATTACCGACTGAAATTAAAATGGCTTGGATTAACTGCCCGGTTCGGCCTTATATCCCAAATCCTTTACGTTGTTACCAATGTCAAAGGTTTGGGCATTCGAAAACATCTTGCCGAGGTCGACCGGTGTGTGCCCATTGCTCTAGTACAGAGCATGAAGACACTTCTTGCGAGCTGCCACCTCTTTGTGTCAACTGCAAGGGTGATCACGCAGCTTACGCCAGAAGTTGTCCAAAATGGTCACAAGAAAAGGAAATTCAGTCAATTAAAGTATTACAAAACTTAACATTCAACGAAGCTCGCAGAATAGTTACGGCCCGCACTCCCCGTCCGGGTGTGTCCTATTCAGCAGCAGCTAAAACTTCATATCGCACAGTAAGTACGCAGACAGATTCCTCAATATCATCTACCCcacaacaaacaaaacaaaatccaaaatttaattttaccggACCATCTACCTCTCACAGATCTGTATCCAAATCTCCACCTCCAAAAACATCTCGAATGACATCCCCAGAAAAGCCTCGTCCTGCTTTAAAGCAGCGTCCGAATATAAAGTTGCCACCTAGCCTAAAACCAGGTATtcctaaaaagaataaagacCCAAAATTCATACAAATCGCTAAAAAGTCCACTTCAGATATCTTGCAGAAGATGGACACAGAAATAACACTACATCCATCGGATGACGAATCGGTTTTCGACGACCCACCGATGGATGTTACgtctaaatcaaaatttaaatccaaaagTTAA